GTGAAAAATGGCATTAATTaggagtatgttcacatgtggaaTGTTTCAGTACAGAAAATCCGCAGCACAGAAACAGAGACGTGGCTAAGAGGTGcttccctaagggctctttcacacgagcgtacatcAGCCCGCCAGTTTCACGGTCGGATGATATATGCTtgggtgaaagagccctaaggccgatttcacacggccgagaaagtcGCGTGTAATTTGTGCGCTGTGAGAGGCACGAATATAAGCCATAATCTTTTAGTATCGTTCCTACTTTACTgaggtgatgggaggcgtttttccaATAAAAACACCTCGCAACGCCGTGAAAATGCACGTTAGCCGGCGgaatatcaggccgagtttcttGTACCAATATCATGCTCACCCATGTTCGTAGCTTTATGCTGGTTTCACATGAGTAAGAATCTCGTGCAAGTtttctgcgttgcgagatgcacagaactggcgcgaatatgaactccattcttttaaatggagtcaaaCACATGAACAATATTTTCctttgcagcaaaaaaattatGGCATttcatttgatttcaatgggacattAAATACATTGCAAGGCTTTCGCTTGTGCAGTGTGCATatgagtgcaatgcaaggtttcccactgaaatcaatgtggaGCACTTCCGATTCTCTATCGCGCATTAAATTTGTGCGAGAAGATTGAAATtttactgaagtgatgcgaggcatttttgcataCAAATTGCCTCACCTCCACGGGTAAAACACACAATGACTAGCGTGATATTGgaccgatatcacgctcacccgtgtgaCACTAACCTTAGAGTGCTTTCCCTTGGGCGGAATTATTCTGCAAAAACGTTGCAGAATTTTCATTCTTGTGGAATATTCAgtagcaaaatctgcactgctaacatgCGGAATGAAAATGTAAGAAATTTGCAGGAAATTCTGCGTTAAAATCCACATTTaggcgtatttgtgcgcacaaagagcagagaatagagccctttTTTAAAACTAGGCTCTTTCTCATTTTCGCTTTTgcgagtgcaaaaagtaaaatgcaacatgctctttTTTAGTGTGCAGTTGTGCACCAAAGgctccataggaatctatgggggtgtgcaaaaTCGTACACGAGACACGTACGATTGCGTAATATGTTGTGCAATTTggcggggaaaagaacacaccggaaactaattaggctaaatagccttttactcGGAGCATGGCTGTGTCCCGTGCCCATGTGAACGGCCCTGGTCAGTgtgaaaagtatagtaaaatgcaTAGATATGTGCGCGCTAACGCAACTTATTTGTGCTGTAAACGTTGCTCTATCGTGTGCGGTTTGCACATACGCTTTTGGGAAGCCGCCCCGGGACGGGCAGATTTTGGCCTGGATGGAGCGCCCTTATGCGGTGCACTAGCTTTAATACATTTTGCTTTGTCGATCTCCCTTAGGCTCGTTCCACACGGacgatcgcgattttgctgcgagaaaatcacagcaaaatcgcatctttgttcctgcgatttttgagcgccaacgatgcttttttttttttaaagaataatctcgcatcgcattgcTGCCGCTCACATTAAAAATCGCACAAGAAAATCacgcatttttttaacgcaaaagtcaataggattttctaatgttaaaatcgcaacgcacgtttgttgtgatgcgataaaaggaagctccatagggaaaaatgGGAGATAGAAAGACgcgaaatgcagaaagataggacatgctacaattttttctttCACTCAACATCACATTAGTGAAAACCTCGCTCATGGGACGGAAAGCATTGGAAATCATTGGATTCATAAtcagcttttttactgactctcgcatcaggcAAAAATTGCAAGATTTTCTTGCCCGCGTGAAACCaccttaaggccgctttcacacgggcaaatattaaatagtttctttgtGAGTCAAAACCACtagtggaacgtacagagagaaagtataatagaatgatttgcatttcttccgtattttggacccgcttctggttttggctcacaaaaaactgatgaaaaaaatTGCCCGTGTAAAAGCGGCCTTAGCGTGTTGTTAAAGATAGTAGATGACGCTAATGTATGCTTTCACACGAGGGAGGAATTTGGCTGCAACACGTGGAAAATGTAAACGagcctattgacatcaatgggttctactcactgCGTAGTGCATGCGCAGATATGTTCGTTTGAAGCccgcctttaggctgggttcacacagggcggatttgtcacagaaattccgtccggaatttcgctgcagcaaatctacctacggccgctaatcccgggattatccatacatgtggacgagatttgtgaaaaatctcgtccacaagggaCAGCCAATCCGTTGAGGCAAAGCCAGCTCTGCTGCGTGGATTCAccagctgcagcatgtctattttttttccctttgcggACGTGCTCTCCTTTATGGTagcgctggccgcaacggaaaagtgtgcggccaagccgctccaaaactcaCGGCTAAGTGCTGCAGGTTTAGAAGCAGTGCTTTCCTGGCAGAAAACATGtgatttttcgctgcggccaatccgcgagatttccaccgggaatatGTCCTATATAACCCCAGCCTTATAGTGCTAATTTATCTAAATAAATCAGGcactttgaaagaaaaaaaacaacaacaaaaaaaaacacctaagacGATACGAATAAAACTGATTTTCCAACTTGTTCGTCCAATCATCTCTACACCTGACAGTTTTCCTGTTGCAGGCGGACAGTGCTGCATCGATTTCTGCTACAAAGGCAAATTTACATATCACAATAAACATGTAGCAGGCGCTTTAGATCCACTATTCTGTGCGTACTAGAAATAAGCAGCTGGCGAAAAATAACAGAAATTACGCCAAATTTATCCGATAAACTTACGAGGCAGTTTACACACATTTGTTACTTTGTAGCAGCTGCAAATTTTCAGCCATATTTTATGCTGCGCGAACGGACAACTTCAGTACATTTGGCACATTTTACACCTGTTTTTCTAGCACACTGATAGAGTTGAAATAGGTGTAAATTTTTACACAacacaaattttttatttttttttacacaattggtAAATCCCACAGTATATCTGCTGCAAAATGTTCTGTAATCTGAGCTCCCCATTACATATCTGATCAGAAGAAAATATTGCATTTTACAGAGCTTGTCAAATGATTGCATTGTGTatgaatgtgctttttttttaagtagtcctTTAATAAAAATGGAACTTAAATGCTAATATTTGGTGCCTATAACAATGGCTACAGGTATGTACACAGCAAGGGGTTATACTCAGGAGAAGCATGTGATGAAGACTAAAGGGATGTAAGTGATCCCAACTGCAGAGAGGGGAAATAGATGGCATTTCTGCAAGTTCTTTGTCCCCACACAAGTAGTAGTGTTGCCCCCTGCAGCCACGGTGACAGCTGTCCACGAGCCTCTGTGGGCACAGTTCAGGTGGTTACAATGTATCAAACTTGTCtgtttgttttcaatggaggaaAGAGATGGCAAAAATAGCAGCAACTCCCTCCAGCAAGATGGCGATCCGAGCTGCTATGCTCTTGGCAAGGCAATTTAAAAGGTTTGACATCTTTAAAACCGGCTTAATCCCTTTGTATTTAGTCGTGGACCAGGAAGCCTGAGATTAAACACCACACATCCTTATGTGCTGTCAGACATATAGTCCTAATCCCCCGCCATAATCGTGCCAGGCAGGCACTTCATATACATGTGCACTGCAGTGccacatacacacagaggggtATGAAGCTGGCACTGTACCCCCATGCCCACGTGTAGTGGGTACACTGACAGCAGAGGTGCTGCAGCACAAGCACATCATCTCCTTATCAGTTATTGATTATCGATCCTTAATAATGTAAACACGGGGTGCTATAGGGGACCCGTCCCCAGATGTGTCCATTATCTAGAGGAGATCCCTGGATTAGCATCTAAGGGTGCAGAAATGAGGGAGCAATTCTCCCCTTCACACCAGGGCACTTTATAGGGGTGCTGTAAGGGGATTTATAACGGGGAGCAGGAGGAATAAACAGGGGACCCCATCAGGACGTGCACTGATTACTTTCCCAATAAGGTCAAATGTCCTAAAAGCCCCTAAAATCGCCCCCATGTCCCTGATTCCAGCCCCCCATAACTCCTGTAGTGTCCCTGCCAGTGCAAGCCTCAGCAGCTGCTACATATGTGTGCAGGATTGTGCTGTGCTCTGTGCTCCCAGCACCAAGTGGGGTGCACTCACACTATTTTGGGGGGTGCCTGTCTAGCCCACAGTGGCATCCACCTGGTGTGCCCCCTCTTTCCCCCAGGATTCCTTCTCCCAGTCCAGTAATGGCAGCCTTTACACACTGCAAAAGTCAGCTAGAAAGTTTTGCCAAGAAGCTATTAAACATTGCCAGGGAGGGTGCAGAGTGGGGATTTTTGGGGTGCTGGTCTGATGTATCTTGGGGTGCACCCCATGCTGTTGCTATGTCCCCCAGGAGGGCTGCAGACCCTCCCACCTCTCCCTGATGGACATACTGTGCTCTCAGGTCTGTGTGTTAGTTGGGGTCGCTTTTGCCCCCCTCAGTAAAGAAAGGGGTGAAGCCAGTAGTCCTTTTCTGCCCCTCACCCACGGCTCAGGGTTACAGCTACACCCCGGCCAAGTCTCACGCCGGACGGGCCCCTAGGGTCCGCTACACGGGGGCCAGAAGGGACGAAATGACTGTGATTCCTGCAACACCATGGCGCTTTTCGGGGCTCTCCCGCGGGCTGAACGAGGTGCCGGGGCTGGGAGACCCGGGGGGCCGAGAGAGCAGAGACTGAGCTGACGGGGGCCACGGCCGGGGGCATGGCAGCGGCTCGGGGGGCGCAGGGAATGGACGGTTTGTGTGCGGGAAGAAACACAGATAGTAGCAGAGCGGCGCCATGTCTGCCTCTTCCCGCCCGCAGCCGCCAGTCTTCAACTCGGTCCGACCCCAGCAAATAAAAGGCGGGAACCGGCGGGAGGGGCCAACAGAGGGAGGGAAGGCACTGAGCAGAGAGGGCGGCTGTGAGTGTCAGCAGCGGAGACACAGCGGGCACTGACGGGGGATTACAGGGCTGACAGCTGGGGACTGAGAGGAAGCAGAGCCTCCATCACTGCTGCTGGACTGTGAGGAGCACTGCTCGCCCCCTGTAGCTACAAGTCAGCCACAACAACTTCACCATCCCAGAAAGTTCTTCACCTGACCATGACGGAGAACTCGTCCTCCACCCCGGCCGCCAAGCCCAAGAGGTCCAGGAACACCAAGAAAGCCAACGACCACCCCAAGTACCTGGACATGATCCTGGCCGCCGTGCAGGCGGAGAAGAGCCGCTCCGGGTCCTCCCGGCAGGCTATCCAGAAGTACATCAAGAACCACTACAAAGTGGGGGAGAACGCTGACTCCCAGATCAAACTGTCCATCAAAAGACTGGTGACCGGCGGCGTCCTTAAGCAAACCAAGGGTGTGGGCGCCTCTGGTTCCTTCCGCTTGGCCAAGGCAGATGAACCTAAAAAGCCAACTAAGAAACCCAAGAGGGAAGTGAAAAAAGTGGCTTCTCCCAAGAAAGCAGCAGCAAAGCCTAAGAAAGCTGCCAAATCTCCTGCCAAAGCCAAGAAAGCCAAAGCTCCcgagaagaagacaaagaaggtGACCAAGaagaaagcagctccttcacccaagAAAGCCAAGAAGACAAAGACTGTCAAAGCCAAACCTGTCAAGGCAACTAAGGTGAAGAAGGCCAAAGCAGCCAAACCCAAGGCCAAGGCCAGCCCAAAGAAGTCAGCACGGAAGAAGTGAAGGCGGCTGGACAGCTCCTAACGAATCTTGTACATAGTTTTATAACCTTTAACTTTTTCTCCTCCAGTGCAACTTTCTTAAGACGATCCGCTTCCCTGTAATTCCTAAGGACCTTTtatttatgtacttttttttttttatttgttttttttgtgtgttggggGAGGGGTGGAAGTTAAATTTATGGCGTTACTTTTGTTTTATCTGCACTaattttatacattttaattTATAGGTTGTAGTCATTGGTGATCCACAATCCAATCGCTTCTTTttgtcccccctccccttctAATGTTGATGTGCAGGCTGTATCCATATTATTTGTGTGCTTTTTCTACATTAGATCTGATTTGGTGACATTGCTGGAATAATAGCCATATCATGTAATACAAGTTCGTTCTGCAGAGCCACCAACTGAGTTGTTCTATTTTTGATAAGTTTTAGTCCCGTCGGCCGCTGTGATGCTTTTTGGTCTTTTCCGGACCGGTAAATTCTAAGTAGATCTAGTGTAAGCGTATAATCTAGACGATTGCTGTCAGTATTGTTCTCCCCGTCCGTTACTGTCTCTGCTGGGTGATAGCAGCAGTAGTCCTGGCAATACTGAAAACACATCCTCCTGCGGATTCCGGCTCCATCGCCGCCTCGCTGTCCTATATTATTAGTCGTGTAATCATTGCAGCTGGGATGAATTATGTTTGTCTGCCGTTTTTTATTTTCTTGACTACATATATACGATTTGCACTTTTCCAGTGTGGGTAAACTCTGTACAGATCACGTTCCGTCAGTGAACACTTCCTAGGGAATCAGTCTTGTTTTGTAATGGGGGCTTCTATCAGGTCTTTTCTTCAATATGTCATTAATTATGGACTtatttttgggttgtttttgtccTTAGCATTAAAAACTTCTGATGCCGTGTGTTCGCTTTGTAGTTTAGCATTGACAAGATCCTAAACTTTGTATTCATGAATTTCAAAATAAAATGACATGAACTGTTTGTGGTGTCGGTTATTAATACCCTGGAAGTGGGTGGGGGAGGGGATTGTAGGAAAGGACCTTTAATCTGGAAGTTCAGGACTGCGCGATAATCTGCAAGGTCACAACAATGAGGGTCTCTGGTGATTGAAGGTATAATAAATATGTATGTTATGTTGTAGGTAAATTGTTTAGACTTTTTTATGGCCATCCCAAAACCTCCCAAGTTTTTACTGATCTGGATTAAAGGAATTTGACTGCATAAACATTTTGATTATGTTCATTTTCCAGCAGATATAATGTAATGCTCATGAATGATGCTTTTACACCAGGAGATTTCAGGATCTGTTAATGCTTACAACTATTTAGTTCTTTTGTTTACTTGCATCCATGTTCCTCTGACTCCATCGTGGGGCTCCTTGGTGCTGCTGCAGAGTATTCTGCACGCTAGCTTGGCGCACGGAATAGGctttaccaatctgccataggccgGACTGATATGAGCGGGTTAGATTCCAGCAAGTGGCCCTGCGTACCCGCTTGAGCTGTAACCATGGAGGTACACAGGTGGTTATGTgcaggacagtttttttttctttgtatttcctgcgccgttgctTAGCAAAGATGTGGGTacttgcagcccatacgcaatgttaattgcgtatgggctgcaggtcgggcgcctgcattgacttcaatagagggagtccgcagcaaaatagagcatgctgcaattttttcttccgcaagtgtgaaggaaaaacaaAAGTGCATGccttttcaatgcctgcgttttgctgcggattccgcaattagaaTCTGTCTGACAGCCCCATAGGTTCCCATGCTGCCGATCATACACATTGTACAAAATAAGTATTGCAGCCTGTTTTATCCTGGcgcgtatcacacacacatacatgccaagatagtgtaatATCGGTGGCCCGCAatatcattgtgtacttgctaTGTGCCACACAACTATCATGTGGGCGGCACGCAGCCAATTATCCTCATGTGCAGCCGACTTCTTTGATGCTGAGGAGGTGAGTCCAAAAAAAAATCGCTTCTAAAAGaatccatggtttcctatgggttctttcaaacTAATGATTTTTGgatgcgccaaaaaaaaaaaagagggtcaAATAGGCGTGTTTTTTTTGTTGCCGAGATTTTTCTCTGTTACAAGAAACAACATGTCCTGTCTTTTGACGGCATAacaccggcagctcccatagactcctatgggagccgtccggCAAagaggtgtatggagggaggGAGAGCGGCATACTCGCTAATAGCAGCTGTGACATGCTCGCGACTGCTATTCGCTCACCCGTTTTAATGCTCAGACAGCTGCGCTGCCTTATTGCGGCTATCTGAGTGTTAAAAcgactcgtgtgaaagagccctaacattgTAGTACTGCTcttccttaggccgggctcacacaagtgtatggtAAAACACTATCTACAACGCAGTGGTTCACTGTGTGTGAGCCCGCCTATTGCCACGTATGGCAGCAATGTTTGACTGTGCGtgacagtgtatctcacgcacgctgacATGTGCAGTCttcctttacaaaaaaaaaaatatattcctGCTCCGTCGCTTAGCCTGCTGTGTATAAATGGAGCACCTACACAATGTAATagtgtatgtacagcgtttattacgcacccatagagaacaacggCTGTATCCCACACATaatacatggtaaaatagaacatactgcattcttttttacgcgcgtatttgTTCGTTATCACGCCTGCCGACATTTGATGGccccgcatcacttcagggaagtggtgatcctccgccgcggcagaggatcgtgtAATGTTTCCCATCGTTTTCAATAGGTAAACATCACATCGCGCACTTCACATGCCGTATGATgctgtgctggccccattgaaaacaatgggcgatgcaagggaacgcccaaagataggatgcGCCGTGACTTTTTCCCCCACAATGCAATGTAggcaaaaatcgctcatgtgtatgactccatccaaaagaatggggttcatattcgtgcgacttacaacgcacaaatctcccaTGGTTTTCTCAGTCGGCCTTTAAAAAAGGAGAGCGTTATTttcaatcgttatgtgtaaaccaAAGCCAGGAAGGATTTGCGCCGCCGCCATGTTTTGCTTCTCGTGGCTCAGGATGCATTTACACGGACGATATTGCAGTGTGAGCTGCGATTTGGATGTAacttgcatggaaaaaaaaatcagttcatTTCAACTGGGGCCAAtaaatcattgcatgtcctatttttgtttgAGTCAGGAGAATCGGACATGTAATATGCGCTATCCCGCAAGGTACACGGTCGCAGTGTCTTTGTGCTGTGTGATGCAAGTTGCATCTGAGATTCTCACAATATTCATCTAAGTAAAgcttaaggccagattcacacgagccTATTTGTGCGTAAAAAATTTGCACCCGCAATACACAGCaagtagagcccattgatttcaatgagttcgttcacatgtgcatattttgtgcgaggatttcggttgcacaaaaaaatacgtgacatgctctactttcctgcacattttttgAACTCATTACAATGATTGGCCATTTCAAAGGCTGGCAGCagcatggcatttttttttttttttgcgcgtgcaaaaacTACAGTAGAACATACAATACCCATTCCGCAAAAACACAGTGTAAatgtgcatatgctcatgtgaatccggcctaaggccCTTAACAGACGaacgtatgtgcaaatatgctcaccgGAACGAACAAGTGTTTTCCCAGTCACAGTCTTCTCCTTGATTTTTTGACACTGCCATAGTCTTccatggcagctttctgcatagcacacagaaagatagggcaggtcctatcttttattGCATGcgagaaacacgctcatgagaacaaacccattaaaatcaatgaattcACTGCGTCCCGTTTTGCGGGCCTGAGTGTCACATGCAAATAAATGGACATAAATACACACAGATGAAAAAATCGTGCAGGATTTATGTGTTgctagatgcacaaatatgaactccattcatttgaaagcAGTTTCGTGTAAAAGGGCAGTTACTCACTGGCTAAATCCTCCAACTCTCCAGGGTAACACTGCAGTGCTCCTCGCGAGTCTTCGTTTGTTTACCTGTAACGTTCCCGTGACACATCCACGTGgccgctgtagccaatcactggcttcagcgaTGATGCTATCGTTTGCAGCACAAGATCTCCAAGACCAGTCATTGGTTGCAACAGGTATGTGGACGTATAGCACCTCACTGCTGCAGGAGAATAAACAAAAACCAGCGGGAGCCAAAGTGTCGCAGATTTAGGTGTGTTATGATTGTCTTTATTTTGTTTTAGAACTTGTTCTGCTCTTAGGGTCATTTATTAAactccagaatatccctttaattagtGCTGGCTTTGTGTGCAGTGTAGTAAGTATGTAAGATCACTGAAGCGATACTTCTGCATGAGCATACCGTGTGATATACGGCATCCAACACAACATGCTAGCTGGAACCTTCACTGAACAGAAAACCGTATGAACAGCCATGTTTCCCTTGTTGAAATAATGACCCCACTGATAGAAACTAGTTGGAAACTTTCCAGAgtagaattaaggcccatttacacgcaaagatgatcactcaaaaatttgttcaaaagatagggagattgacagtttgagtgatcattttgcacaagctgctaatgggcactaaagcccattagcagtttattaccttcatgtgcatgtaaatgagcctccaagagatttatgcagagaacagcaggtggtctgttctctgcatacagctcctttgttctgtctcggggctgcaagctgaatacaatgtaagcagcgctccccgtggagaacacagcgtgcggtccctgcaatTTAGCTCTttggccaaacaatggattttatgctcacctaaaaatcatactTCGGCCGAAAAGTaaacaatggcagcatttacacgcaacgattattgctcaaaagacattctttgagtgaattttgagcgacaatcgttgcgtataaatggggcttcagaCTTTTTTCACACTTTATCTTTTGTTTACATCTGAGGTTTCAAACCTTGGATGTTCACATTTGTGGGATGCTGCTAGGTAGCGTCCATCTTCCATTGGCTGCCATTGTAAATAACATACATTGCATGGTATACATTGTTTCATTGGATTCCTCTGCGTAGAATAGCATAGACCTCAACACTATTCCATGCAGTAAAACAAACAGAAACCTTGATGGAAACCACCCAAATGGTGGCCAAGTAAGACTGTATTGGATGAATGGGGATCTATGGTTCTGTTTATTGTATGTGACAGGCGTTTTCCCTGTGCAAACAGTAAACATACAATGCAAATGTGGTATAAAAGTACCCTTATTGTGACCTTTTaggaaaaaacatttaaaacaacCCTCCAGGCAAAATCAAAAAATCTTACCCTCTCACCCTCAAAGTTAAGcctctttcagatgagcgtagtaTGGGATTATCTTTGCACCGTGTTATGGATGAGTGTCCAGACCCAGTTGTTGGTCTGCTGAGCCAAACTCAAAGCATCATAGATCTATGACGCTGTGAGTTTGTTGAGCCGGGAGTACTGCACCCATAATTTGTTTGTCTGAATGTGACCTTATACTTTATCTAGTCCCTGGCAGGCTGCTTGTGTAGGTTGTTAttgctttaaaggggctgtccagctgtaaactagtagatttagcataggtcatcaataaaagatTGGCGAGGGTCTGCGCCTgggatcccattcacttcaataggaactttgcc
Above is a window of Eleutherodactylus coqui strain aEleCoq1 chromosome 3, aEleCoq1.hap1, whole genome shotgun sequence DNA encoding:
- the H1-0 gene encoding histone H1.0, with translation MTENSSSTPAAKPKRSRNTKKANDHPKYLDMILAAVQAEKSRSGSSRQAIQKYIKNHYKVGENADSQIKLSIKRLVTGGVLKQTKGVGASGSFRLAKADEPKKPTKKPKREVKKVASPKKAAAKPKKAAKSPAKAKKAKAPEKKTKKVTKKKAAPSPKKAKKTKTVKAKPVKATKVKKAKAAKPKAKASPKKSARKK